In a genomic window of Meleagris gallopavo isolate NT-WF06-2002-E0010 breed Aviagen turkey brand Nicholas breeding stock chromosome 1, Turkey_5.1, whole genome shotgun sequence:
- the LOC104913078 gene encoding transient receptor potential cation channel subfamily V member 6-like, giving the protein MILHIPDILRVGAAKYFGQTILGGPFHIIVITYACMILVTMVMRLTSTTGEVVPMSFALVLGWCNVMYFARGFQMLGPFTIMIQKMIFGDLMRFCWLMAVVILGFASAFYIIFQTENPENLGQFYNYPMSLFTTFELFLTIIDGPANYDVDLPFMYSVVYFAFAIIATLLMLNLLIAMMGDTHWRVAHERDELWRAQIVATTVMLERKLPRCLWPRSGICGREYGLGDRWYLRIEDRIDPNKHKMMRFTEAFKAHDRDNCDKSLEKLEVDRNILYKKDVSIPSLSRGTSRTNSQSGWEILRRNTFHQLHGEINHAMEEVYDV; this is encoded by the exons ATGATACTTCAT ATCCCAGATATCCTTAGAGTTGGAGCAGCGAAATACTTTGGACAAACCATCCTAGGAGGACCTTTCCACATAATTGT tATCACATATGCTTGCATGATTCTGGTAACCATGGTGATGCGTCTTACCAGCACTACTGGTGAGGTGGTGCCCATGTCCTTTGCCCTGGTACTAGGATGGTGCAATGTCATGTACTTTGCACGAGGCTTCCAGATGCTTGGGCCCTTCACCATCATGATCCAGAAG ATGATATTTGGAGATCTTATGCGCTTTTGCTGGCTCATGGCTGTGGTGATACTAGGCTTTGCATCAG CTTTTTACATCATCTTCCAGACAGAGAACCCTGAAAACCTCGGGCAGTTCTACAACTATCCCATGTCCTTGTTCACCACCTTTGAGCTGTTTCTCACAATCATTGATGGCCCTGCAAACTATGACGTAGACCTGCCTTTTATGTACAGTGTGGTATACTTTGCCTTTGCCATCATTGCTACCCTCCTTATGCTCAATTTGCTAATTGCCATGATGGGTGACACCCACTGGAGAGTGGCCCATGAACGAGATGAACTCTGGAGAGCCCAG ATTGTTGCTACTACTGTCATGCTGGAACGAAAACTGCCACGGTGTCTCTGGCCTCGCTCTGGAATCTGTGGGCGGGAGTACGGGTTAGGGGACAGATGGTATCTCAG AATAGAAGACAGAATTGATCCCAACAAACACAAGATGATGCGATTCACAGAAGCATTTAAGGCTCATGATAGGGATAACTGTGACAAAAGTCTGGAAAAGCTGGAAGTGGATAGGAACATTCTTTACAAGAAGGACGTGTCCATTCCATCATTGTCACGAGGCACGTCTAGGACTAATTCTCAGAGTGGCTGGGAGATCCTGAGGCGCAATACTTTCCACCAACTTCATGGAGAAATCAATCATGCCATGGAAGAAGTCTATGATGTCTAA
- the LOC100544321 gene encoding ephrin type-B receptor 5-like codes for MMILLHVLTFLSFTSCSKRQETPYTDRLQQYISTRGLGVKYYIDPSTYEDPNEAIREFAKEIDVSFIKIEEVIGSGEFGEVCFGRLKHPGKREYTVAIKTLKSGYTDEQRREFLSEASIMGQFEHPNVIHLEGVVTKSRPVMIVTEFMENGSLDSFLRQKEGQFSVLQLVGMLRGIAAGMRYLSDMNYVHRDLAARNILVNSNLVCKVSDFGLSRFLEDDASNPTYTGALGCKIPIRWTAPEAVQYRKFTSSSDVWSYGIVMWEVMSYGERPYWDMSNQDVINAIDQDYRLPPPPDCPTVLHLLMLDCWQKERVQRPKFEQIVSALDKMIRKPSALKATGTGSSRPSQPLLSNSPPDFPSLSNAHEWLDAIKMGRYKENFDQAGLNTFDVVSRMTLEDLQRIGITLVGHQKKILNSIQLMKVHLNQLEPVEV; via the exons ATGATGAT ACTTCTGCATGTTTTgactttcctttcctttacgTCCTGCAGTAAAAGACAAGAGACTCCATACACAGACCGCCTGCAGCAGTATATCAGTACACGAG GACTTGGAGTGAAGTATTACATTGATCCTTCCACGTATGAAGATCCCAACGAAGCTATTCGAGAGTTTGCCAAGGAGATTGATGTGTCCTTCATCAAAATTGAGGAAGTCATTGGATCAG GAGAATTTGGAGAGGTGTGCTTTGGGCGCCTAAAACACCCAGGGAAACGTGAATACACAGTAGCTATTAAAACCCTGAAGTCAGGTTACACTGATGAACAGCGTCGAGAGTTCCTGAGTGAGGCCAGCATCATGGGGCAATTTGAGCATCCCAATGTCATCCACCTGGAGGGTGTGGTCACCAAAAGCCGACCAGTCATGATTGTCACAGAGTTCATGGAGAATGGATCACTGGATTCCTTCCTCAGG CAGAAGGAGGGACAGTTCAGTGTGTTACAGCTGGTGGGAATGCTACGAGGGATTGCAGCAGGCATGCGCTACCTTTCAGACATGAACTATGTGCATCGTGATCTCGCAGCACGTAACATCTTAGTCAACAGTAACCTTGTATGCAAGGTGTCAGACTTTGGTTTGTCCCGCTTTCTTGAAGATGATGCTTCAAATCCCACTTATACTGGAGCTCTG GGTTGCAAAATCCCCATCCGTTGGACTGCCCCTGAAGCTGTCCAGTATCGCAAGTTCACTTCTTCCAGTGATGTCTGGAGCTATGGCATTGTCATGTGGGAGGTGATGTCCTATGGTGAGAGACCTTACTGGGACATGTCCAACCAGGAT GTAATTAATGCCATTGACCAGGACTATCGCCTGCCACCACCCCCAGACTGCCCAACAGTTTTGCATCTGCTGATGCTTGACTGCTGGCAAAAGGAACGAGTCCAGAGACCAAAATTTGAACAAATAGTCAGTGCCCTAGATAAAATGATCCGCAAGCCATCTGCTCTCAAAGCCActggcactgggagcagcag ACCATCTCAACCTCTGCTGAGCAACTCCCCTCCAGATTTTCCTTCACTCAGCAATGCCCATGAGTGGTTGGATGCCATCAAGATGGGTCGTTACAAGGAGAATTTTGACCAGGCTGGTCTGAATACATTTGATGTCGTATCACGCATGACTCTGGA